In a genomic window of Pseudomonas putida:
- a CDS encoding TniB family NTP-binding protein codes for MNLMNEEKIKKFKAFTVAHPQYCEALDTIHRSMEATRLRGEPTCVILLGDPGTGKTRVCDDILAELGPPTKKHTDDGVHIINPVIYCRVPNNATIKTLVTRLLNCFETYTKYQSVDALEFRLFNILDTCQTVLIILDEWQHLLRGGTGRALQSAADWVKVLTDIYMGEVMLVGPPACELVIDQHQALADRFPYRARLSPFSLATPESYSNYLKLIRAFAIHLKESVGFIEIPPLTDEKLLLSFYAATGGNMRALRVLLNASLINALNRNDNNLTISDFSMAAGQVKLATRLTEHNPFEKTCSELKKIITTSTKKK; via the coding sequence ATGAATCTGATGAATGAAGAAAAAATAAAAAAATTCAAAGCGTTCACTGTCGCTCACCCCCAATATTGCGAAGCACTAGACACTATCCATCGTTCAATGGAGGCCACACGACTCCGCGGCGAACCAACTTGTGTCATATTGTTGGGAGATCCAGGCACCGGAAAAACTCGAGTTTGTGATGACATCCTGGCTGAGCTAGGCCCTCCCACAAAAAAACATACAGACGACGGTGTCCACATTATCAATCCAGTGATTTATTGCCGTGTCCCTAACAATGCCACGATCAAAACACTGGTTACTCGCCTGCTCAATTGCTTCGAAACCTATACAAAATACCAATCCGTCGACGCTCTGGAATTTCGCCTATTTAACATACTTGATACATGCCAAACTGTTTTAATTATATTAGATGAATGGCAACACTTGCTAAGGGGCGGAACAGGACGTGCACTGCAAAGCGCAGCCGACTGGGTAAAAGTACTAACCGACATATACATGGGTGAAGTGATGCTTGTAGGCCCTCCTGCATGCGAGCTCGTAATCGATCAACATCAAGCCCTTGCCGACCGTTTCCCGTACCGCGCCAGGCTCTCGCCATTTTCTCTCGCAACCCCGGAAAGTTACAGTAACTACCTCAAACTGATCCGCGCATTTGCTATTCATCTAAAAGAGTCAGTGGGTTTCATCGAGATCCCGCCGCTCACGGACGAGAAACTACTACTTTCTTTTTATGCGGCCACCGGTGGCAACATGCGCGCCCTTAGGGTGCTTCTAAACGCCTCGCTGATAAATGCATTGAATCGAAACGATAACAATTTAACTATTTCTGACTTCTCGATGGCCGCCGGCCAAGTAAAACTCGCAACTCGACTTACCGAGCACAACCCATTTGAAAAAACATGCAGCGAGCTAAAAAAAATAATTACCACGAGTACGAAGAAAAAATGA
- a CDS encoding ComEC/Rec2 family competence protein codes for MNYEIDFLPVGEGSGDAIIIRYGDDVNGYYLHVIDGGRTATAETISTHINTFYPGYHISHMVLSHADDDHATGLIGVMEHLEVKNLWMNRPWLYANQILHHFHGNFTLQGLIDNIKDRHPYLVELERLAVEKGTYIHEVFQGAQIGAFTVLAPTRERYVNSIPDFGKSPNRYTAEAADSQEYGLLRSLIEGAKRVLESWDIETLARNTETSASNESCVVQYAVLEGKGVLLTADVGPIGLAEAADYGTQLGLSRPKFVQVPHHGSRHNVTPSVLDRWLGLKQPPGSVVGTAFCSVGSNKLDYPRAQVTNAFMRRGFKVYSTRTKWISHSHGSGHPNTVPAVAEEFTSEVESL; via the coding sequence ATGAACTATGAGATCGATTTTTTGCCGGTGGGAGAAGGCTCCGGCGACGCAATCATCATCCGTTACGGTGATGACGTTAACGGCTATTACCTTCATGTAATCGATGGAGGGCGCACTGCGACGGCTGAGACCATCAGCACGCATATCAATACATTTTATCCGGGATATCACATCAGTCACATGGTGCTTTCGCACGCTGATGATGATCATGCGACTGGGCTGATTGGTGTGATGGAGCATCTTGAGGTCAAAAATCTTTGGATGAACAGGCCTTGGCTGTATGCCAATCAAATCCTCCATCACTTCCACGGTAATTTCACCCTGCAAGGATTGATCGACAACATCAAGGACAGGCATCCGTATTTGGTAGAGCTGGAGAGGCTTGCCGTCGAAAAGGGGACGTACATCCACGAGGTGTTTCAAGGTGCACAAATCGGCGCGTTTACCGTGCTAGCACCAACGAGAGAACGGTACGTCAATTCGATCCCCGATTTTGGCAAGTCACCCAACAGGTACACCGCCGAAGCGGCCGATTCACAAGAATACGGCTTACTGCGGTCTTTAATCGAAGGCGCAAAAAGGGTGCTGGAAAGCTGGGATATCGAAACGCTCGCGAGAAACACCGAGACGTCCGCGTCCAATGAAAGTTGCGTCGTGCAATATGCCGTACTCGAAGGCAAGGGCGTTCTGCTTACCGCTGACGTTGGTCCCATCGGGTTGGCGGAGGCTGCTGACTATGGAACTCAGCTTGGTCTCAGCAGGCCCAAGTTCGTGCAAGTGCCCCACCATGGAAGCAGGCATAATGTCACGCCTTCAGTTTTGGACCGGTGGCTTGGCCTCAAGCAACCACCAGGCAGCGTGGTCGGTACTGCTTTTTGCTCGGTCGGGTCAAATAAGCTCGACTACCCTCGAGCACAGGTGACGAACGCTTTCATGCGTAGGGGTTTCAAGGTCTACTCCACCCGCACTAAGTGGATTTCTCACTCCCACGGCTCCGGTCATCCCAATACAGTTCCGGCGGTGGCGGAGGAATTTACCAGCGAAGTGGAGAGTCTTTAA
- a CDS encoding TniQ family protein, with protein MTKLIFVPIPHPQESSVSLLFRCATANGYENLKFFSSVLGLKLKNIANSQWENSEAHKLLSEHELLDPPDKELFEAAFHSKRRLGSQSYIVINGVSFPAPLLRQQLALCPSCIRIGHLEMMHTLKFSDVCPIHAERYIASCPKCDAPLDWLLLKNYHCSCGFDLRQSVSQPSDNNTSEAIRVAMLESNEHFFKLLLASMSAFRYLRSSDESFNFMEACVKIASGTKNDFFQEMRKLQEYFPSLHHRALLAPFILSPDATLSKFGIEYFYNSHKSKPLNHEQDCKCSELLFTDPELIYIFGTISNVTQLKAEKLCIRTDLKSYPSVRRPLYKCPNICNTLINQNYCAWDLEDVYATPESNFELLDHKKAAALLHTTPRTVKYLISSGLLKGFKSKYVESPKTTLLSIRDFNEKYILRSEIAARSGLRNAELKALIDNFIPTIIKTTLYANKIIIYLRNQIPLELISTVDKQTVAFVKPPLSADSLLTFKQTAELLAISRTDISRLIDLGIIQTKSVINRDKIKGRELCTGESVLRAIAWRKKNLSVSEVSKKANCSPHLIIIRFIRSGFISSTLLRHTSIISLPDANRIIKHIKKYTTLQTLATEFMRNTEAIIKIIEQGGMVPLSRDHPDFINGQVTLLRTEAQRVMKQYTVKKHSATLTNEQKF; from the coding sequence ATGACTAAACTAATATTCGTACCGATACCTCATCCACAAGAAAGCAGTGTTTCTCTATTATTTCGCTGTGCAACGGCAAATGGATACGAAAATCTTAAATTTTTCAGCTCAGTCCTTGGGCTAAAACTCAAAAACATCGCGAACAGTCAATGGGAAAACTCAGAAGCTCATAAGCTACTTTCCGAGCATGAACTACTGGATCCACCGGATAAAGAATTATTCGAAGCAGCCTTCCACTCAAAACGCAGACTCGGAAGTCAAAGTTACATCGTCATTAATGGAGTTTCGTTTCCGGCTCCACTGCTTCGCCAACAACTAGCACTTTGCCCTAGCTGCATTCGCATCGGTCATCTAGAAATGATGCATACACTCAAGTTTTCGGATGTGTGCCCCATTCATGCAGAACGATACATCGCATCCTGCCCGAAATGCGACGCCCCCCTCGATTGGCTACTCTTGAAAAACTACCATTGCAGTTGCGGATTTGACCTCCGTCAATCAGTTTCCCAACCATCTGACAACAACACCAGCGAAGCAATTAGAGTAGCGATGCTCGAAAGTAACGAACATTTTTTCAAGCTATTATTGGCATCGATGTCTGCTTTCCGTTATTTGCGTTCATCCGATGAAAGTTTCAATTTTATGGAGGCTTGCGTTAAAATCGCATCCGGTACAAAAAACGATTTTTTTCAAGAAATGCGAAAGCTACAAGAATATTTCCCGAGCCTTCATCATCGAGCTTTGCTGGCACCATTTATCCTAAGCCCGGATGCAACCCTAAGCAAATTCGGTATCGAATATTTCTACAACAGCCATAAATCAAAACCGTTAAACCATGAACAAGACTGCAAGTGCAGCGAGCTATTATTTACAGACCCAGAACTTATTTACATATTTGGTACAATTTCAAATGTCACACAACTTAAAGCAGAAAAATTATGTATCAGAACAGATCTAAAAAGTTACCCAAGCGTACGCAGACCACTTTATAAATGCCCTAATATTTGTAACACCCTGATAAACCAAAACTACTGCGCATGGGACTTGGAGGATGTCTACGCAACACCAGAATCAAACTTCGAACTGCTTGATCATAAAAAAGCTGCAGCGCTTCTACATACCACCCCTCGAACTGTAAAATACTTGATCAGTTCGGGTTTATTAAAGGGCTTTAAATCAAAATACGTAGAATCACCAAAAACTACGCTATTATCAATTAGAGACTTTAACGAAAAATACATTCTCCGATCAGAAATCGCTGCCAGAAGCGGCTTGCGAAATGCTGAACTCAAGGCCCTCATCGACAACTTTATCCCAACCATTATTAAAACCACTTTATACGCCAACAAAATCATAATTTACCTCAGAAACCAAATCCCTTTGGAACTCATTTCTACGGTAGACAAACAGACTGTGGCTTTTGTAAAACCTCCTTTATCTGCTGACTCATTATTAACTTTTAAACAAACAGCCGAACTCTTAGCAATCTCCCGGACTGACATCAGCAGATTAATTGACTTAGGGATAATTCAGACAAAAAGTGTAATTAATCGCGACAAGATAAAAGGGCGCGAGCTTTGCACCGGAGAAAGCGTTCTAAGGGCTATCGCCTGGCGCAAAAAAAACCTTTCCGTATCTGAAGTCAGCAAAAAAGCAAACTGCAGTCCGCATCTGATTATTATTCGCTTCATACGCTCAGGATTTATAAGCTCTACATTACTCCGACACACCAGCATAATCAGCTTGCCCGACGCCAATCGTATAATTAAACACATAAAAAAATACACTACACTTCAGACGCTCGCAACAGAGTTCATGCGCAATACAGAGGCGATTATAAAAATAATAGAGCAGGGAGGCATGGTTCCACTTTCCAGAGATCATCCAGACTTCATTAATGGACAGGTGACTTTACTTCGCACAGAGGCACAAAGGGTAATGAAGCAATACACAGTGAAAAAACACAGCGCAACGTTAACCAACGAGCAAAAATTTTAA
- a CDS encoding DNA-binding protein produces the protein MARTGINKQLVQQAKTALLAQGKRPTIDALRIALGNTGSKSTISHYLKELDEPPKATLERLTEPLAQLVQSLGEQLQAEANEQLSKTQAQFLLETTQLNAQLQRAQQHLEDQQHSIDKLTERRLTEQQQWQEATRRMEQQAQELSLAQQNNHELTRMLQEQHTKIALLENEQQHANLAFEQFRQARQELHDAIIQQHAKQITLLMEERRQQADLLLSSQKELVNLNRENARLLQQLQKIL, from the coding sequence ATGGCCCGTACAGGCATCAACAAGCAGCTGGTGCAGCAAGCGAAAACGGCATTGCTGGCCCAAGGAAAGCGCCCCACCATCGACGCGCTACGCATCGCGCTGGGCAATACGGGATCCAAAAGCACGATTTCCCATTATCTCAAGGAACTCGACGAACCACCCAAGGCCACTCTGGAGCGCCTCACCGAACCGCTGGCGCAGTTAGTTCAAAGCTTGGGTGAACAACTGCAAGCCGAAGCGAATGAACAGCTGAGTAAGACGCAGGCTCAATTTTTATTGGAAACAACCCAACTGAACGCCCAGTTGCAACGTGCGCAACAGCACTTGGAGGACCAGCAACACAGCATCGATAAACTGACAGAGCGGCGGCTCACCGAGCAGCAACAGTGGCAAGAAGCAACAAGACGGATGGAACAACAGGCTCAGGAGTTGTCCCTCGCCCAACAAAACAACCATGAGTTAACCAGGATGTTGCAGGAGCAACACACCAAAATAGCGTTGCTTGAAAATGAACAGCAACATGCCAACTTAGCTTTTGAACAGTTCCGCCAAGCCCGCCAAGAGCTGCACGACGCCATTATTCAGCAACATGCAAAACAAATAACACTGCTAATGGAAGAGCGAAGGCAGCAAGCCGACTTGCTGTTGAGCTCACAAAAAGAACTGGTCAACCTTAATCGTGAAAATGCCCGACTCCTGCAACAACTACAGAAAATCCTATAA
- a CDS encoding WYL domain-containing protein, whose protein sequence is MTNPTARTGRWGQDRRLEFIDFRLFWEGRLNRADLTAFFRISVPQASLDLAAYQELAPGNMIYDRTQKTYVAAPTFMPVLTSPNSGHYLNELLWREIGTVAASDSFIGWVPPAASLPSPTRQVDAQILISLIRALQKGEALTVDYRSMTHFDEPTLRTIHPASFAHDGFRWHIRAFCFTSQIFKDFVLGRIAAVVDSLPPPSPVPEDTEWETYIDVVIGPNPTYPPNKRKAIEHDYQMVDGETKIRARKPQLYYLKRRLNLNDTPGAPVDEQQQIVLLRIEKHLPATKLQS, encoded by the coding sequence ATGACGAATCCGACTGCACGCACCGGGCGCTGGGGGCAAGATAGACGCCTCGAATTCATTGACTTCAGACTATTCTGGGAGGGCCGGCTCAATCGCGCTGATTTGACGGCATTTTTCCGCATATCGGTTCCCCAGGCGTCGCTAGACCTTGCGGCCTATCAAGAGTTAGCGCCAGGCAACATGATCTATGACCGCACACAAAAGACCTACGTGGCGGCGCCTACATTTATGCCCGTGCTGACTAGCCCGAACAGCGGCCATTACCTCAACGAACTGCTGTGGCGGGAAATCGGAACCGTAGCCGCCAGCGATAGCTTCATCGGGTGGGTGCCGCCTGCCGCAAGCCTGCCGTCGCCCACCCGCCAGGTAGATGCGCAGATTCTCATCAGCCTGATCAGAGCGCTGCAGAAGGGTGAGGCGCTTACCGTCGACTACCGCTCGATGACTCATTTCGACGAGCCAACGTTGCGCACCATCCATCCAGCGTCATTTGCACACGATGGCTTCCGGTGGCATATCCGAGCCTTCTGCTTCACATCGCAGATCTTTAAGGATTTTGTTCTGGGACGAATTGCTGCAGTAGTGGATTCTCTTCCCCCACCCTCACCGGTCCCCGAAGACACAGAGTGGGAGACCTACATAGACGTAGTGATTGGGCCCAACCCCACTTACCCACCCAACAAGCGCAAAGCGATCGAGCACGACTACCAAATGGTGGATGGAGAAACCAAGATCCGAGCGCGCAAACCGCAACTCTATTACCTCAAGCGGCGCCTTAACCTGAACGACACCCCGGGCGCCCCTGTTGATGAGCAGCAACAGATCGTTTTGCTTCGTATCGAAAAACATTTGCCTGCTACAAAGCTGCAGTCTTAA
- a CDS encoding helix-turn-helix domain-containing protein, producing the protein MQITEPKVGAQYSLDNHILEIVSINDGLISLCSLAHQYHRFIDVTMFASMEQKGKLLLHQRAATDLSLSAQFASLSADDKQRCLYRRAYVDGSLQELNGSLPKAQAKLLIERIAKRIGDSKPPSVSTVWKWKNRYCASNQSLFSLLKKKPGSRKKRIQATVEELIRHYINTVYLTEERPTLTHCYRLLVGHITAENRERHHYGKSPMTAPSYTTFRRRALSFDRFHVAHKRHGLKAAERMAKASGHLYIDTDPYACTLFDSQKMDVNIVDNKGQLIGRPTLSAHIKPSTRRCPGWDISIGPPCAEKMMSATIRAIVTDGKMATIFSDHGAEVFNTWTLTACNTLGIVTDYVPVGDYDAKSFIERFYGTVNTGFCHNLPGTTKGSPRERGDYPSAQRACLTLEQLRSAFTLWIDAYHSSWHEELCTSPNKRHEALVASTPPPEQFSELELKNLCLSNWNLRVDRGMVEKSRLAWYGPGLFEVSERLAPKQRAIVYFNPCDLGTVWVAHPNTPDDWHPAIATNPDYQNGLSLTDHNAVRKAFISERKKFDHTVACLKLYELSQRIQEYQNENKLKKTSSSKKTPSSPPLTRPVADPSNFPTYQIGSTLHHESDE; encoded by the coding sequence ATGCAAATCACTGAACCCAAAGTTGGCGCACAATACTCTCTCGACAATCACATTCTTGAAATCGTGTCCATCAACGATGGACTCATTTCACTTTGTTCACTCGCCCACCAGTACCATCGTTTCATTGATGTGACAATGTTTGCCAGCATGGAACAAAAGGGCAAGCTTTTGCTACACCAGCGCGCCGCCACCGACCTCAGCCTTTCCGCTCAATTCGCGTCACTCTCAGCCGATGATAAACAACGCTGTTTATACCGTCGAGCCTATGTGGACGGCAGCTTGCAGGAATTGAATGGGAGTTTGCCAAAGGCACAAGCAAAGTTGCTAATCGAGCGCATCGCCAAAAGAATCGGCGACAGTAAACCCCCAAGTGTTAGTACTGTTTGGAAATGGAAGAATAGATACTGCGCTAGCAATCAAAGCCTATTCTCACTGCTTAAAAAGAAACCGGGCTCACGCAAAAAGAGGATACAAGCCACAGTCGAAGAACTCATCCGGCACTACATCAATACTGTGTATTTGACCGAAGAGCGACCAACGCTAACCCACTGTTACCGTCTGCTCGTCGGGCACATAACGGCGGAAAACAGAGAGCGTCACCACTATGGCAAATCGCCAATGACTGCGCCTTCGTATACCACTTTCCGTCGAAGAGCGCTCAGTTTTGATAGGTTTCATGTGGCACACAAACGCCATGGCTTAAAAGCAGCAGAACGCATGGCCAAAGCCAGCGGCCACCTATATATCGACACTGATCCCTATGCATGCACCTTGTTTGACAGTCAAAAAATGGATGTGAATATTGTCGATAATAAAGGACAGCTAATCGGTAGGCCGACATTGTCCGCCCACATAAAACCCTCTACTCGAAGATGCCCTGGGTGGGATATTTCTATAGGCCCACCCTGCGCCGAAAAAATGATGAGTGCCACGATCCGAGCTATTGTGACCGACGGGAAAATGGCAACTATTTTCTCCGATCATGGAGCAGAAGTCTTCAACACGTGGACATTGACTGCATGCAATACCCTCGGCATTGTCACCGATTATGTACCGGTAGGCGACTACGATGCTAAATCTTTTATTGAAAGATTCTACGGTACCGTAAATACGGGATTTTGCCACAACCTACCGGGCACCACTAAAGGCAGCCCTAGAGAGCGGGGAGACTACCCATCGGCGCAGCGAGCCTGCTTAACACTCGAACAACTTAGAAGTGCATTTACCCTTTGGATTGATGCATATCACAGTTCTTGGCATGAGGAACTTTGTACAAGCCCTAATAAAAGGCACGAGGCCCTAGTAGCATCAACCCCACCGCCCGAGCAATTCAGCGAACTGGAACTAAAGAATCTCTGCCTAAGCAATTGGAACTTGCGAGTGGACCGAGGGATGGTCGAAAAATCGCGCCTCGCTTGGTATGGACCGGGGCTCTTCGAAGTGAGCGAACGACTGGCACCTAAGCAGCGCGCAATTGTGTATTTCAACCCCTGCGACCTCGGCACTGTTTGGGTGGCTCACCCCAATACTCCCGATGACTGGCATCCCGCAATTGCTACAAATCCGGATTATCAAAATGGCTTATCCCTGACAGATCATAACGCAGTTCGCAAAGCATTTATTAGTGAGCGGAAAAAATTCGACCATACAGTAGCCTGCCTCAAGCTTTACGAACTGAGCCAACGCATCCAGGAATACCAGAACGAAAACAAACTGAAAAAAACCTCTAGCTCAAAGAAAACTCCGTCTAGCCCACCTCTCACCCGCCCGGTAGCAGACCCATCAAACTTCCCCACTTACCAGATTGGGAGTACCTTGCATCATGAATCTGATGAATGA
- a CDS encoding metallohydrolase encodes MAAKITFFQVGNGDMSLVRLADTRVTTILIDSNIRAAADDSDDETPDVASALRKRLLIDKDQRPFVDAFLLSHPDQDHCRGLSKHFWLGNPANYPDDNLAQEDKRILIRELWSSPLIFRRRSSSHTLCDDAAAFDKEARRRVEYWRSYRSAGSGNRILIMGEDLKGKTDSLGPIVIKSGEKFSRIDGEDYPAYFKAHLLAPAPHDDDSALEEQLSKNESSVVMNIEISPSAYATTKTRFLVGGDAAVLIWERMWERFEATPETLEYDLLLAPHHCSWRTLSYDSWSEKGEKAKLNEGARNALGQARDGATIVASSKAILDDDIDPPNIRAKREYKDILDDVDGWFGCTGDLKDQAVLEFTVESSGKVKLAAVAAALAGATTTSVAAAVVPRAGSGK; translated from the coding sequence ATGGCAGCGAAGATCACGTTTTTCCAAGTCGGCAATGGTGACATGTCCCTGGTGCGGCTTGCTGACACACGGGTCACGACCATTCTCATTGACAGCAATATTCGCGCAGCGGCCGATGATTCGGACGACGAAACGCCTGACGTTGCGAGTGCGCTTCGCAAGCGGTTGCTCATTGACAAGGATCAGCGTCCGTTTGTGGATGCCTTTCTTCTGAGCCACCCGGACCAGGATCATTGCCGCGGGCTGAGCAAGCATTTCTGGCTGGGCAATCCCGCCAACTACCCTGACGATAATCTGGCCCAAGAGGACAAGCGCATCCTAATTCGGGAGCTCTGGTCGTCGCCGCTGATCTTCCGACGCCGCTCGTCCAGTCACACGTTGTGTGACGACGCAGCCGCTTTCGACAAGGAGGCTCGCCGTCGGGTCGAGTATTGGCGCAGTTATCGAAGCGCGGGAAGTGGCAACCGCATCCTCATCATGGGCGAGGATCTCAAGGGCAAAACGGATAGCCTCGGCCCCATCGTCATCAAGTCCGGCGAAAAATTCAGCCGCATTGATGGTGAGGACTATCCCGCATATTTCAAAGCGCACCTGCTGGCTCCTGCGCCGCATGATGATGACTCCGCTCTTGAAGAACAGCTCAGCAAGAACGAGTCCAGCGTTGTCATGAACATCGAAATCTCCCCATCGGCGTACGCCACGACTAAAACTCGGTTCTTGGTGGGCGGCGATGCGGCGGTGCTCATCTGGGAGCGCATGTGGGAACGCTTCGAGGCAACCCCCGAAACCCTTGAGTACGACTTGCTGCTCGCGCCACACCATTGCTCCTGGCGCACCCTGTCCTATGACAGCTGGTCAGAGAAGGGGGAAAAAGCCAAGCTCAACGAGGGCGCGCGCAATGCCCTCGGCCAAGCTCGCGACGGCGCCACCATCGTTGCGAGCAGCAAAGCGATTCTCGATGATGACATTGATCCACCGAACATCCGGGCGAAGCGGGAGTACAAGGACATCCTGGATGACGTGGATGGCTGGTTTGGCTGCACCGGGGATCTCAAAGACCAGGCCGTTCTTGAGTTCACCGTGGAGTCCAGCGGGAAGGTTAAGCTGGCCGCAGTGGCTGCTGCACTGGCTGGGGCCACGACTACTTCGGTCGCGGCGGCCGTGGTGCCCCGGGCCGGTAGCGGGAAATGA
- a CDS encoding ThiF family adenylyltransferase produces MIEYFVLGEVLEPSRQHELYPETAALLRACCASPYIEVRELRCEASKMSRTEYIIINAGDGTVDSGNPAGIRRQERLAIGINPQYRVPILVHALRKDFPAHSHQHPRAPGRPRTLCLYDADWAAVQLSWTPERFIARMFWWLRDSAQLKLHRDDQPLEQLFYMSPFQLILPSNYAEYAAVGGKTLTIGRVGGSDSVILRAVPSSQASQSKAIRVVSIAVPPVDATTVVELPDTLGALQEQLEIWGSDLSEPLYDSVFEAISEGVSPSEGIGEGILILLWIPRTRQGEPERTDVLGFMMTTSLFALAKAFDMLGLPNVQGHCMRIALVGGQRGTAWRSLAPVPVEVRAALTTKMAQDLSAVTPESAQFDGVLAGVGALGSALSDLWIRQQWGHWTFVDPDRLMPHNLSRHVASDCDIGLAKADVMRDLASWIYPNEPSPVAVAKSILSQDEEVLSALSQAQLVVDVTTTFQVPRELARTADAPRTASLFLTPSGLSSVMMLEDQARQQRVDGIEGQYYRAILSSDWGREHLANHFGDRWVGGGCRDISVRLSNECIHVHAGILSRQLRRSVAKPEARLCVWTYEEQSGAVASHEVSLSEVCTTTSNGWTIKYDAALIDKLKQARLIALPNEIGGSIVGVTDLKARTLVIVDVLPTPPDSQSSPRHFIRGEEGQQEALEEVHRRTARVVDYQGEWHSHPDGVPARSSQDDQILLNTVHRKMSVEGLPALMVIVARNEISFIVRYKDAA; encoded by the coding sequence ATGATCGAGTATTTCGTGCTTGGCGAAGTGCTAGAGCCGTCTCGGCAGCATGAGCTTTACCCCGAGACGGCTGCACTGCTGAGAGCTTGTTGCGCGAGCCCCTACATTGAGGTCCGCGAGTTGCGATGTGAAGCGTCGAAAATGTCTCGCACGGAGTACATCATCATCAATGCGGGTGACGGCACCGTCGACTCCGGCAATCCAGCTGGGATTCGTCGGCAGGAACGCCTTGCCATAGGTATCAATCCCCAGTACCGCGTTCCGATTTTGGTTCATGCCTTACGCAAGGACTTTCCTGCGCATTCACATCAGCACCCAAGAGCACCTGGGCGTCCGCGGACACTGTGTTTGTATGATGCCGACTGGGCGGCGGTACAGCTAAGTTGGACACCCGAGCGCTTCATTGCGCGGATGTTTTGGTGGCTGCGCGATTCAGCGCAGTTGAAGTTGCACCGGGATGATCAGCCGCTGGAGCAGCTTTTCTACATGAGTCCCTTTCAGCTAATTCTGCCTTCGAACTACGCTGAGTACGCGGCCGTTGGCGGAAAAACGCTGACCATCGGAAGGGTCGGAGGAAGTGATTCAGTCATCCTGCGTGCGGTGCCTTCATCACAGGCATCGCAATCCAAAGCTATACGGGTGGTCTCCATCGCAGTTCCGCCGGTGGACGCGACCACCGTGGTCGAATTGCCAGACACACTCGGGGCATTACAGGAACAGCTGGAGATATGGGGCAGTGACCTGTCAGAGCCACTTTACGACAGTGTGTTTGAAGCCATCTCTGAGGGAGTTTCACCTTCAGAGGGGATAGGCGAAGGCATCCTCATTCTCTTGTGGATTCCCCGTACTAGGCAGGGTGAGCCTGAACGGACGGACGTCTTGGGGTTCATGATGACCACCTCTCTGTTCGCCCTTGCTAAAGCATTTGACATGCTAGGTCTGCCCAATGTGCAAGGGCATTGCATGCGCATCGCACTGGTGGGTGGGCAGCGGGGAACTGCCTGGCGCTCTCTGGCGCCAGTGCCTGTTGAGGTACGCGCGGCGCTTACGACCAAGATGGCGCAAGACTTGTCAGCGGTGACGCCGGAAAGCGCTCAGTTCGATGGCGTCTTGGCCGGTGTAGGCGCACTTGGCAGTGCACTGTCAGACCTTTGGATTAGGCAACAATGGGGGCACTGGACATTCGTAGATCCAGATCGACTGATGCCGCATAACCTCAGTCGCCATGTAGCGTCCGACTGTGACATTGGCCTAGCTAAAGCCGATGTTATGCGAGACCTTGCATCCTGGATCTACCCCAATGAACCATCGCCAGTGGCTGTCGCAAAAAGCATCTTGTCACAGGACGAAGAGGTGCTCAGTGCTCTGTCACAAGCCCAGCTGGTTGTAGATGTGACGACGACCTTTCAGGTGCCCCGTGAGTTGGCTCGCACGGCCGACGCCCCACGTACGGCGAGCCTGTTTTTAACGCCATCGGGGCTTTCAAGCGTGATGATGCTCGAGGATCAGGCACGACAGCAGCGCGTCGACGGAATCGAAGGCCAATATTATCGGGCGATACTCAGCAGTGACTGGGGGCGGGAGCACCTAGCGAACCATTTCGGTGATCGATGGGTGGGCGGCGGCTGTCGGGACATTTCGGTGCGCCTGTCCAATGAGTGCATCCATGTTCACGCCGGCATTCTTTCGCGTCAGTTACGCCGGTCAGTGGCAAAGCCTGAAGCGCGTCTCTGCGTCTGGACTTATGAGGAGCAGTCAGGCGCGGTCGCCTCTCACGAGGTTTCTTTGTCCGAGGTTTGCACCACGACCTCGAACGGCTGGACCATCAAATACGATGCAGCGCTCATCGATAAGCTCAAGCAAGCACGCCTCATCGCGCTTCCCAATGAAATTGGTGGCTCCATCGTAGGGGTTACCGATTTGAAGGCCAGGACCCTCGTCATCGTTGACGTGCTGCCCACGCCACCCGATAGCCAATCCAGTCCCAGGCACTTCATCAGAGGTGAAGAGGGGCAGCAGGAGGCACTCGAAGAGGTACATCGTAGAACTGCCCGAGTGGTCGACTACCAAGGCGAGTGGCATTCACACCCAGATGGAGTTCCGGCACGCTCAAGTCAGGATGATCAAATTCTGCTGAATACGGTTCATCGCAAGATGAGTGTTGAGGGGTTGCCAGCATTGATGGTTATTGTCGCCAGAAACGAAATCTCCTTCATTGTTCGCTATAAGGACGCCGCATGA